One part of the Podarcis muralis chromosome 3, rPodMur119.hap1.1, whole genome shotgun sequence genome encodes these proteins:
- the TTLL2 gene encoding putative tubulin polyglutamylase TTLL2: MTLEIIFMLKERSAIAPVQVFPRGKSQLFASPTENTDFPENQSSTTAKGVDSGGSIKPLVFRLDDSVPELVREVLLERGWIEYDEHKQDNEDWNLCWQNQPFRMTDHQSIKPWQRLNHHPETVRITRKDYLARHLKRMKGIYGTTLYEFSPAAFIMPNDYIKFITEYTKERQIPGRKLSYWICKPVARSRGRGILIFKDIKDFVYDCMVIVQRYISNPLLISGYKWDLRFYVCVASFCPLTVYVYEEGLVRFATEKFDLEALDNVYAHLTNTSINKFGPSYRKDKDVIGSGCKWTFSRFRAYLRSRNVNDVRLWQRINHIITLTLLAITPSVPFTSNCFELFGFDILVDDKMKPWLLEVNHSPGLHLDCATDAAVKRRLLHDIVDLLNYKEADALRTSKGVIRKVSSFGRTQSLLTTKTDISLDFLACGKGTKSAVTSPSPSLLQVNKRSPMSGRAGSAYPKKTLTSQLRERMNTPKTSLLPSKSKQLFRTSSSLYEPVQSTRWLNSTELCTHKPSIPHFFLSDKDKKPFPRVGDFVLIFPFSDAVLEASREGIHVKSVIKEIHKLMSKELQPEHQKSNKSLFNQ, encoded by the exons ATGACTCTGGAGATAATTTTTATGCTGAAGGAGAGGAGTGCCATTGCCCCAGTGCAGGTGTTCCCAAGGGGAAAG AGTCAATTGTTTGCTTCCCCCACAGAAAACACCGATTTTCCAGAAAATCAAAGCTCCACCACAGCAAAAGGGGTTGATTCAGGAGGCTCGATCAAGCCACTAGTCTTCCGGCTAGATGACAGCGTTCCTGAATTAGTCCGTGAGGTTCTACTGGAGCGTGGCTGGATCGAGTATGATGAGCACAAGCAAGATAACGAGGACTGGAACCTGTGCTGGCAGAACCAGCCTTTCCGGATGACAGACCACCAAAGCATTAAACCATGGCAGAGGCTCAATCACCATCCAGAAACCGTCCGGATCACCAGGAAGGACTATTTGGCAAGACATTTGAAGCGCATGAAGGGAATCTACGGAACAACCCTCTATGAGTTCAGTCCAGCAGCCTTCATCATGCCCAACGACTACATTAAATTTATAACAGAATACACCAAGGAGAGGCAAATCCCCGGCAGGAAGCTCAGCTACTGGATCTGCAAGCCTGTCGCCAGGTCTCGTGGGAGGGGCATCCTCATTTTCAAGGACATTAAAGACTTTGTTTATGACTGCATGGTGATTGTGCAGAGGTACATCAGCAACCCCTTGCTTATTTCTGGGTACAAGTGGGACCTCCGCTTTTACGTCTGCGTCGCTAGCTTTTGCCCCCTCACTGTTTACGTGTACGAAGAAGGGCTGGTGAGGTTTGCGACGGAGAAGTTTGACCTCGAGGCCCTGGACAATGTTTACGCCCACTTGACAAACACAAGCATCAATAAGTTTGGGCCCTCGTACAGGAAGGACAAAGACGTCATCGGCTCCGGCTGCAAGTGGACGTTCAGCCGTTTCCGGGCCTACCTACGTAGCCGCAATGTGAACGACGTGCGCCTCTGGCAAAGGATCAACCACATCATCACCCTTACCTTGCTTGCCATCACCCCCTCGGTGCCGTTTACCTCTAACTGCTTTGAGCTCTTTGGGTTTGACATTCTCGTGGATGACAAGATGAAGCCCTGGCTCCTGGAAGTGAACCACAGCCCGGGTCTGCACCTCGACTGTGCCACAGATGCAGCTGTGAAAAGAAGGTTGCTCCATGACATCGTCGACTTGCTGAACTACAAGGAGGCCGACGCGCTGAGAACAAGCAAAGGGGTGATCCGGAAAGTGTCGTCCTTTGGCCGAACGCAGTCTTTGTTGACTACCAAAACTGACATCTCTCTAGATTTCCTGGCTTGTGGGAAAGGAACCAAGTCCGCAGTTACTTCCCCATCCCCATCACTCTTGCAGGTTAATAAGAGGAGCCCAATGTCTGGCAGGGCAGGCAGCGCATACCCCAAGAAAACCTTAACCTCACAACTGCGTGAACGAATGAACACGCCCAAAACATCCCTGCTGCCATCTAAAAGCAAACAGTTATTTAGAACTAGTAGTTCCCTATATGAGCCTGTTCAGTCTACCCGGTGGCTTAATTCAACTGAGCTCTGTACACACAAGCCATCTATCCCTCACTTTTTTCTCTCAGATAAAGACAAAAAGCCATTTCCTCGGGTGGGTGACTTTGTCCTTATATTTCCTTTCAGTGATGCAGTCCTTGAAGCATCTAGGGAAGGGATCCATGTCAAAAGTGTAATAAAAGAAATACACAAATTAATGAGCAAAGAATTGCAGCCAGAACACCAGAAAtcaaataaaagtttatttaaCCAGTAG